Below is a window of Nocardioides sp. S-1144 DNA.
CCCGGCCGACCCGACCGGTGCGGACGCACGGCCTCGGCCGTCGGTGCGCGCCGAGGTTGCCTCGCTCCGGTCCGCGAGGCTCTGGTTGGTGCTGCTCACCTGCGCGGCGATCAACGCCGGCGTCATGTCGGTCTACAGCTTCGTCTCCCCGCTCCTCGGCGGCCGGGCTGGTCTCGGCGTCTCGCTCGTCCCGCTGGCGCTGGTGCTGTTCGGCCTCGGGACCTTCGTGGGCAACCTCGCCGGCGGTCGCCTCGGGGAGAGCCGTCCGTTCGCAGTCCTGGCCACGGCCGCGGGCGTCACCCTCGTCACCGTCGCGCTCCTGACGGTCGCCACCTCGACGGTGCCCGCCGTGCTGCTGTTCGGGCTCCTCGGCCTCGTCGGCCTCTCGGCCAACCCCGTGCTGGTCGCCCTCGCTGTCCGGTTCGGCGGTGACGGAGCAACCCTGCCGAGCGCGATGGCCACCTCGATGTTCAACGCCGGCACCGCGGTCGGAACTGCAGTGACCGGGGCGCTGCTGACCACCTCGTTGGGCGACGCGAGCCCTGCGCTGGTCGGGGTGGTCGCCGCCGCACTGGTCCTGGTCCCGGTCATCCTCCTGGGGCGCCACGGACGGCTCGCACGAGGCGGCGCCCACCGGCGATCGCCGGCGCCCTCCGCCTCGCTGTGACGGCACTCGCGGGCGTGCCCCCGGGCCGCCGCCGGGCGGCGTCACAGAACCCGTGCTGATGGTGCTCGGAGCCCGCCCCGACACGCCCACCCGCTAGACCCGTCCCCACACCCGAGGAGAACCACCACCATGCGAGCAACGCTCATGTACGCCGCCGGCGACGTCCGGGTCGAGACCGTCCCGGACTCGATCATCGAGCAGCCCACCGACGTCCTGGTCCGCGTCACCGCGAGCTGCATCTGCGGCAGCGACCTGCACCCCTACCACTCCCTGCCCGCCAAGGCCGGGCCCGCCCGGATGGGCCACGAGTTCATCGGCGTGGTCGAGGAGGTCGGCGCGGACGTCACCACCCTGACCAAGGGCGACCTGGTCGTCGCCCCCTTCGCCTACTCCGACGGCACCTGCCAGTTCTGCCGCGCGGGCCTGCACACCTCCTGCGAGAAGGGCGGCTTCTGGGACACGTTGCCCCAGGAGGGGGGCCAGGCCGAGCTCGTCCGCGTCCCCCTCGCCGACGGCACCCTCGTCAAGCTCCCCGTCGCGCCCGACTCCGAGCTCGTCCCCTCGCTGCTGACCCTCTCCGACGTCTACGGAACCGGCTACCACGCCGCCGTCCGTGGCGGTGTCAGCGCCGGCAAGAGCGTCACCGTCATCGGCGACGGCGCCGTCGGCCTGCTCGCCGTGCTCTCGGCCCAGCAGCTCGGCGCCGAGCAGATCATCCTCATGGGACGCCACCAGTCCCGCACCGACCTCGGTCGCGAGTTCGGTGCCACCGACGTCGTCGCCGAGCGCGGCGAGGAAGGCGTCGCGAAGGTCCGCGACCTCACGGGCGGTCACGGCACCCACGTGGTCCTCGAGGCCGTCGGACACATGCCCGCCTACGAGCAGGCCTGCGGCGTCGTCCGACCCGGCGGCACGATCAGCCGGGTCGGGGTGCCGCAGTACGAAGAGGCCCCCGTCGGGTTCACCTCGCTGTTCGGCGGCAACATCACCCTCACCGGCGGCCCGGCACCCACCCGCGCCTACATCGAGCAGCTCCTGCCCGCGGTCCTCGACGGCACCGTGCAGCCCGGCAGGGTGTTCGACCGCACCATCAACCTCGACGACGTCCCCGACGGCTACCGCGCCATGGACGACCGCGAGGCCCTCAAGATCCTCGTCAAGCCTTGACCCCGACCGCCGGCAGAGAGCCGGACCCGACCATGAGCAAGGGCGTCCGCTCCGTCGTCCTCACCTGCCTCGCGTCGCTCGCGCTGACGGCGCTGGCCGCGTGCGGCGGCACCAGCACGCCAGAGACACCTGGTGCCCCCAGCGGCAGCACCCCGACATCCGGGCGGGGGGCTGGCGAGGCGACCGCGACGCCCAGGTCCTCACCGGCGACGCCGCCGCCCCCAGGAGCTGATGCCGACAGCAGCCAGCGACCCGAGACCGGCAACCGCCGGCTCCGGCTGGTCGTCAGCGGCCAGCAGGTCGAGGTCGAGCTCGACGACAGCGCCGCCGCACGAGACCTGCTCGCGCAGCTGCCCCTGACCGTGAACATGACCGACCACGGCGGCGTCGAGAAGACCGGCCCCCTCCCCACACCGCTCTCGCTGGAGGGTCAACCCGACGGTGCAGACCCGGAGATCGGAGACCTCGGCTACTACGCGCCCGGCAACGACCTCGTCCTCTACCACGGCGACCAGTCCTACTTCCCCGGCATCGTCGTGCTCGGCCGGATGACGGGCGACGCGGCCGACCGTCTCGCCACGATCGCTGGACCGGTCACCGTGGCCGTCAGCGTCGTGGGGTAGCACCCGCGCACGGCCGGGCGGCGTCTGACGGCAGTCACCGGTCGCTACGTCGCGGACACGATCTCGTTGGTGAACCAGTCGGCGAGCCGGCCGCCGTGGTCGCGGCTGCTGACCACGATGCCGATCTCGAGGTCGAGCGCCACCTCGACGTGATCTGGCACCTCACCGGGGCGCGCCCGCCATGAGTCGCCGCGCTCGAGACGCTCGGAGACCTCGGAGAAGACCAAGGGGCAGCAGGCGCAGATCGGGTCGTAGCCCTCCTCGGCGCGAGCCGTGAAAGCAACCGTGGGGCGCCCGGACAGCTCGCCGGGGCGGACGTCACTGATGGTCACCCCGCTGCTCAGCTCGTAGGGGTCGAGCATCGCCGACCACTGGTAGTTGGTCGGGTACGGCTCGACGTCGCGCAGCTGGAAGCTCGACGGAGGTGCGCCGCGCTCGCGGATTCGCTCGCCCCGGGGCAGTCGGACCGCGTCGAGCTCGCCGTGCCGGAGCCAGGCGTGGAGCTCCTCGTCTGGGGACCGGTGGACGATCTCGAGGGTCGTCCAACGTGCGTGTGCCTCGCGAGCCAGCTCGCGGACGTCGTCGGGAGACACGGGTCGAGCCTAGGAGACGGATGCTTGTTGCCCAGTACGCATGGAACTCGCTGGGCGGCAGGCTTTGCACGACCGACTTCCAGTTGACCCTCACCAGTCCTGCTCGGGTCCTCGACCCTCGCCAGGATCGCGTACTGCCGTCACCGTGCGGCGACCGAGCCGGAACTCAGCTCAGGTTGATGATGTCGTTCATCGAGCTGGAGATGCTCGAGTCGCCGTTGCCGGAGCGCCGTTTCGTGCCCCGCTTCCGGTCCCGCCTCGCGAGGATGACGAGGGGGAGGAACACGACGACGAGCACCGCCACCAGGAAGGCCACGGCGGCAGCGATGGCCAAGGCATCGGAACCCACGGTGGTTCTCCTCTCCGGCGGCCCTGGTGACCTGCGGTGCGAGCCTAGACCCGGCCACCGACATCTCGAAGCAGAACCGGTGCGTCGCGACCCAGGACGCGGTCACGGCGACGGGTGCCTCGGACCGGCGGTGGTGCCGAGGGTGGGGGCTCGCTGGTGATCGCGCCACAGCGCGATCAGGTCGGTCAGGCCGTCACCAAGCGCGTCGGGCTCGCGCCAGAAAGGGATCCGCAGGTACTCGCGACACCCCTCGACGGCCGAGAACACGGGACCGGGGCTGACGAGGATCCCGTGACGTCGCGCGTGCTGCCCGAACGCCGAGGCGTCCAGGCCGGGGACGCGCACCCAGAGCCCGCTGCCGCCGCCGGGCCGCGTGAAGGACCACTCCGGTGCGTCGGCGTTCAGGATCGCGGCGGCCGCCGCGTAGCCGGTCTCCAGCTGGCGCCGGCGCGCGGCGCGAGCCTCGTCGACCACGGACAAGCAGGACGCGGCCACCAGCTGCGTGAGTGGCGAGCTCCCGAGGTCGGCGACGGCCTTGGCGCGGACCAGCGGATCCAGGAACGAGGATCGGGCACGGATCCACCCGATCCGCAGCCCGCCCCAGAAGAGCTTCGACACCGAGCCGAGGGCGACCCACTGCTCCGGCGGCAGTCCGTGACCGACCGGCGTCGGTGGGCGGTCCGCGTCGAGCATGAGGTCGGCGGGGGACCCGTCCTCGAGCAGGATGGTCCGCGACCCCGAGAGGATCTGGGTCAGGCCGGCGGCCCTGGCGGGAGTGATTACCGAGCCGGTCGGGTTGTGGGCGATCGGCAGCGAGTAGAACAGGCGCGGCTTGAGCTGGCGGACCAGCCGCTCGAGCACCTCGAGGTCCGGGCCGGAGTGGTCGACCGGGACCGGCACCAGCCGGGCACCCTGCGCGCGGAACGCGTCCAGCGCGCCCCGGTAGGACGGGTCCTCGACCAGGACGACGTCGCCGGGCCGGACCAGGGCAGCCGCGACCATCGCCAGGCCCTGCTGGGATCCCGAGGTGACCAGGACCTCCTCCGCCGACGTCGCGACCCCGAGGTCGGCGTAGTAGCCGGCGAGCGCCTCACGCAGCTCGAGCAGGCCGGCCGGCTCGTAGCCGTCGTCCGCGACCAGGTCGGCGAGCCGCGCCTGCCGCAGCACCCGGTCGCTGTGCTCGACCACGAGGTCGAGGCCCCCCGGCGCGCCGCTGGAGAGGTCGTGGCGTCGCGGCACCGGGTGGCTGCCGAAGCTGGTGAGCCGCGCGTCGCCCCGAGGACCGCCCCCACCGCGACCACCGACCGACGTGACGAACGTCCCGCTGCCGACCCGGCTCTCGACCACCTGGGCGTCCCGCAGCAGGTTGTAGGCCTCCGTCACCGTCCCGCGACTGATCATGAGTGCGGCGCCGAGCGAGCGCTCGGACGGCATCGTGTCGCCGTCGCGGAGGTCGCCCTGGTCGACGAGGTCGGTGACCGCGGCGGCCAGGCGCTGCGCGAGGGGGCCGCTCCCGGACTCCCACCCCGCCAGCAGGCGCGTGATGCGGCCCGTGGTGTTCGTGGCGCACCTCCACCTTTGGACCATTGCCGGTCGCATTGGCCCTTGCCGGGCCAATTCCTGGGCCACAGTGTTGGTGCTCGGACACGGCGCGGGCAAGTCGCGCCGTCGGCAGGAGGACATCGACCGTGGCAGTGCTCGTCGTAGGAACCCTCGACACCAAGGGTGCCGAGGTCGCGTTCGTCCGCGACCGTCTGCAGCGTGACGGGTCCGACGTCCTGGTGATGGACGTCGGCGTGCTCGGCGGCAGCGAGGTCGAGCCCGACCTCGACGCCTCCACCGTCGCGGCCGCCGCGGGTCACCAGCTCGCTGACCTGCGGTCCGCGGGCGACCGCGGTGCCGCCCTGCGCGCCATGGCCCAGGGTGCCGCAGCCCTCACCACGGGCCTCGTGGGGCGCGGTGAGGTCGAGGGCGTCCTCGGGCTGGGCGGCAGCGGAGGGTCGTCGGTCGTCGCCGAGGTCGCGCGCGTGCTGCCGGTCGGCATGCCGAAGCTGCTCGTGTCGACGATGGCCAGCGGCGACGTCTCGGCCTACGTCGGGGAGACCGACCTGACCCTGATGCACAGCGTGGTCGACCTCGCCGGCCTCAACGTGATCTCGCGCGAGATCCTGCGCAACGCGGCGGTGGCGACCGGCGCGATGGCCCGCGCCTACGCCGCGGCACGGTCCGAGCCCGCGGACGCCGTCGACCGCCCGCTCGTCGCCGCGACCATGTTCGGGGTCACCACGCCGGCCGTCGAGACCGCCAAGGTCGAGCTCGAGGCCTCGGGCTACGACGTCATCGTCTTCCACGCGACTGGCTCGGGCGGTCGGGCGATGGAGTCGTTGGTCCGCAGCGGCTACTTCGCCGGCGTCCTCGACCTGACGACGACCGAGATCGCCGACGAGGTCGTGGGCGGTGTGCTCTCGGCCGGTCCCGGCCGGCTCACCGCCGCCGCCGAGCTCGGGCTGCCCCAGGTGGTCAGCCTGGGTGCCGTCGACATGGTGAACTTCGGGCCGCGCGCCTCGGTGCCGGACCAGTTCGACGAGCGCACCCTGCTGGTGCACAACGACACCGTGACCCTGATGCGGACCACGGCCGACGAGGCACGCTCCATCGGCCGCACCATCGGAGAACGACTGGCGCGCAGCACCGGCCCCACCGTCGTCTTCGTCCCGGTGGGCGGCACGTCGGCGATCGACGCCGTCGACGGGCCCTTCTGGGACCAGGAGGCCGACCAGGCCGCCGTCACGGCGCTCCGGGAGGCACTCGCCGGGACCGGCATCGAGGTCGTGGTCCGCGAGGAGAACATCAACGATCCCCAGTTCGCAGTCGCCATGGCGCAGCGGCTGCACACGCTCGTCGAAGGAGAGAACGCATGAACCGCACCGAGGCGCTCCAGGCCCTCCGGAGCCAGGTCGCGCAGGACCTGCCCGTCGTGGGGGCCGGTGCCGGGACCGGTCTGTCCGCCAAGTCCGCCGAGATGGGCGGCGCGGACCTGATCATCATCTACAACTCCGGGCGGTTCCGGATGGCCGGGCGCGGCTCGCTGGCCGGGATGATGCCGTACGGCGACGCCAACAAGATCGTGATGGAGATGGCCGCCGAGGTGCTGCCGGTCATCGAGCGCACGCCGGTCCTCGCCGGCGTCTGCGGGACCGACCCGTTCCGCCTCATGCCGCAGTTCCTGGACGAGATCGCCCGGACGGGGTTCACCGGCGTCCAGAACTTCCCGACGGTGGGTCTCATCGACGGGGTGTTCCGGGCCAACCTGGAGGAGACCGGGATGGGCTTCGACCTGGAGGTCGAGATGATCCGGCTGGCCGCCGAGCGGGACCTGCTGACGGCGCCCTACGTCTTCGACGTCGAGCAGGCCAGGGCGATGACCGAGGCCGGCGCGGACGTCCTGGTGCCCCACATGGGTCTGACCACCAAGGGCTCGATCGGCGCGGCCACGGCGATCTCCCTCGACGAGGCCATCGACCGGGTGCAGGCGATGAGCGACGCCGCCCACGCCGTTGACCCGGAGGTCATCGTGCTGTGCCACGGAGGTCCGATCGCCGAGCCGGACGACGTGCGCACCGTCCTCGAGCGCACCAGCGGCGTGGTCGGGTTCTTCGGCGCCTCGTCGATGGAGCGCCTGCCCAACGAGCGCGCGATCGCCGACCAGCTGCGGCTGTTCAAGAGTCTTCCGGTCTGACGCACCACCCACCGTCTGCGAAGGAGAGCATCGTGCACAGGAAGCCACGGGACCTGACGACCATGGTCCTCGACTGGGGATCCATCAAGTGGTTCGTCTCCCCGGACACCGTGCCGGGGGCCACCTCGTCGTTCGGCGAGGTCGTCATCAACCCCACCCAGGGTCACGACCGCCACGAGCACCCGGGGGCCGACGAGGTCCTCTACGTGATCGAGGGGACCGGTCGCCAGACGGTGGGGGACGGGCCGGAGTTCGAGATCGTCGCCGGCGACACGATCTGGGTGCCCAGGGGCACGCCGCACTCGACGTTCAACACCGGCTGGAAGGCGCTGCGCCTGATCGCGACCTACACACCCGGCGGCGAGGAGCAGGCGCTCCGGGGGCTGCCCGACTTCGTCGAGCTGCCCGCAGGTGACACCCCGGTGTGGAAGCCGGCCGACTCGGCCCGATGAGCTCGGACGTCGACGCCGATGGTCGACGCCGGCGGCGGGACGAGGGTCCACCGCGCGGGTGGAGCGCCATGACCAGGCACGCCCCTACCGTCACCGTCATGACCACTTCTCCCGTGGATCCAGGGGTCGTCGAGCCCGAGGCCGCACCTGGCGAGGACCCGGGCGTCCCCGAGCCCCCGGCTCCGGCCGCTGACCCGGACGAGACCGAACCCGCCCAGAACCCGTCGTGATGAGCAGGGCATGAGCAGCACGCCTGAGCCCGAGCTGACCGACGCTGCCGACTCCTCCGTACCCGAGACGGAGACCGAGCGCGCGCTGGACGACGTCGAGCAGGTGCGCGAGTAGTCGCTGTCCGCCCCGACGGGAGCGGCACTGAACGGGCAGGAGGAGCGCGGGCCTGCGAACTGGGTTCTCGCCCGGTCTCATCAGCCCTGTTCGACGCTGGCCGGGGACCTGGCCACCAGCGCGTAGGTCGAGCAGCGACAATGGCGTGGTGGACGACTGGGTGGAGCTGCGCACCGGCGTCCGGCCCACCCCACCACCCGCCGTGCGCCGCAGCACGCGCAGCGTGCTCGACCCGGAGACCCGCCCGAGCGGTGCCGAGCCCGACCCGTCGGTGACCTTCGGCCCGCGTGGCCGGGCGGTCGCCAACCACCTGCTCGAGGTGCACGGACACCACCGGGCCGAGATCGACCACGTGCGCGACGTCGTGGGCCAGGTGCGGGCCGGCGTCGCCGCGATCGGCGCGGCACGATCGGCCGTCAACGACATGGCCGTCCGCGCCAACAGCTGGACCCTGGGCGGCATCTGCCAGGCCCAGTGCCTCGCCCTCACCCAGCACCACACGATGGAGACCGGCCAGGTCTTCCCGCACCTCGTGGCCGAGCAGCCCGACCTCGCACCCGTCGTCGAACGACTCGACGCCGAGCACCACCTGATCCACGGCGTCCTCGAGGAGCTCGACGCGGCCCTGGTCCACCTCGTCCAGCACCCCTCGGACCTCGACCCGCTCGAGGCCGCTCTCGACCTGCTCGAGGACACGCTGCTGTCGCACTTCGCCTACGAGGAGCGCGAGCTCGTCGCACCCCTGGCCCGGCACGGGTTCTTCCTCGACCAGGTGTGAGGCGACGGCCCCTCCGCCTCCTCAGCCCGGCCGTGTGCCCGGGCGAGCGGGGCGAGCGCGGGGTCAGGAGCGGTCGACGGCGTACGGACGACCGGCGCGGGCGGTGGGACGGACCGCGGGGCCGACGCCGGTGCCGGTCAGCTCGCTGGTCGCGGTGAGCTCGCCGCCTCCGAACGTCGCGGTCGTGGCCAGCGGCCCGGTCGCCGTCGGCGCGAACGCCACGCTGAAGGTGCAGAAGCCGTGCGCCGGGATCACGTTCTGGAGGCAGGTGTTCTCACCCTCGACGTAGTCGAAGAGGAAGTTGCCGTAGTCGCTGAGATCCCCCCGGGTGAGCGGCAGGTCGGTGTCGCCGCCGTTGACGAGCCTGAACGTGCGGGTGGCCGTCTGACCGATGGTGACGGAGCCGTAGTCCCACGCGGCCGGGCTGATGGAGAGGCCGGTCGGTGCCGCCGTGGCCTCGAGCGGGACGGTGGTGGCGCCGCGGCCGCCGCCGGCGACGACCAGGGACGCCGTCCGGGTGCGGGTCGGGTCGCCCCCGGGCGCGAGGCCCACCTGGGCCGTGCAGGAGGCGCCGGGCACCAGCCAGGGCCCGCACGTGCCTTCTGAGGTCGTGAAGGCCGCGGCGTCGGGACCGCCGAGGGCGAGCGTGACGCGGTTCGTGCGCGACTGTCCGACGTTGGTGATCCGCACGTCCTGGAGCGGCGGGGCCGTGCCGGTGAACGTCAGGGCCCGGGGCTCGGCGGCGAGGGCGGCGGGGCCGACCTGCACGACCGCGGTCCTGCTCACCGCACACCGGCCGCCGGGGCTGGGCGGGAGGCAGACGCGCACGTGGTAGCTGCCCGCCACCGCCGTCGGCGGGACGGTGCCGAACGCACGCACGGTCCGGCGCGCGCCCGCCGGCAGGGCCGGGGTGCGGGTGGCCCCGACCCGGTAGCGCCGCTGCGACCCGACCGGACGGTCGGTGGCGACGATGAAGACCGTCGCCCTCCGCGGCGCCTGGCGCACGTCGGTCCGGTTGGCCAGCGTGAACGTCGCCCGTACCTCGGTGCCCTCGTCGGTCACCCTGTCCGACCCGGTCACGGCCGTGACGCGCACGGTGGGGCGGGCCTCCGTCGCGGCCGACGACGAGCCGGCAGGGGCGAGGGTCGCCGTGGCGGCCAGGACGACGAGAGAGGCACAGAGACGGCGGGGGCTGATCAGCACGGGGACAGATCACCACGTCGCCAGGCTCCCGTCAGGCGAACCGGGGAACACGCTGCCCGGTTGTCCTCGGGTCGGGACCGACCGGCGCGGACCAGGGTGGTCGACGCTTGACTGGTGCCGACCGTCGCGTCGCTGGGGCGGTGGGGCTCGCGGAGGCACTGGCTGCCCGACCGTCAGGGTGCCCAGGGTCTCGGCGCGCTGCTCGATCCAGCCCTTCGCGCGGATGCCGGAACCGAGCGGGGGGTCACCCCCGCGGAGGTGCACCCTGGGGCAGGGAGTCAGCATCCTGGGGCCTGACGTCACGTCGGCCAGCCAGGACGGGGTCGGCTTGGTGTCCAACCGCGGAAGGGACTCCCGCCATGCACGCGCACCGAGACACCCGCGGCGGCCACGACGGCCACGACGCGTTCCGGTCGGTCTGAGGTCACCGGCATGGAGCCGATCGCCGCGACCGGGGAGGTGTTCGAGGAGTTCAGGTCCCTCGGGATCGACACCGACCTGCGTGACTACCTCCTCGAACGGGCCGAGGAGGTTCGCAAGGTGGTGCCCAGCTGCGTCGGGTTGAGCCTGGCCTCGATGAAGCACGGGGTGACCTTCACCCTGGAGGCGACCTCGAGGGAGTTTGCGGCACTCGACAGCGTCCAGTACCTGGATGGCGGACCGTGCGACAGCGGTGCCCACGAGGGGGAGATGCTGGAGTACAACGCCGACGACCCCACCGACGAGCGCCGCTGGGAGCTCTTCGCCGCGAGCACCGCCGCCCACAACGTGGCCAGCACGTTGACACTGCCGCTCGTCGTTGCGCACCAGGTTGCCGGGACGGTCAATCTGTACGCCTCACGGACCGACGCCTTCAAGGGCCACCACGACGAGGTCGCGGCGATTTTCGGCGCCCGCGCACACGAGGCGGTCACCAACGCCGACCTGGGCTTCCGGACCCGCCGCGACGCCGAGCGCGCTCCGCGCGTACTTCGCGACCAGAATGACGTCACTCGAGCGGCCGGCGTCCTCATGACCAGGCACGGCATCGACCGCGAGACCGCGCGGGACCTGATCGAGCAGTCAGCTCGACGGGGAGGTGTCAGCGACGGTGACCTGGCTCGCGAGATCCTTCGGCCCGGCGGGCGCGAGTGACGTTGCGCCCTGGCCCGGGCCCGGGCCAGGGGTTCGGCCCGTCACCGGTCGCGGGCTGGTGCGGTTACCTTGGACGCCGCCCCCACCTCTCCCGGGAGGCGTCCGGTGGCGGCCTCGTTCGTCCACGACTTCGCGGCCCGAGCGACAACCCGGGGGGGCAGGATCGCCGGCACGACGACACCGGAGTGGGTCGAGGATGGATGGCGGCCGCCTGGTCGGGCGGCTCGGCTGAGCGACGCAATCCCGACCGTCTGCGGGTCGATGGGTCCCAGCCTCGCCAGTAGTCCGAGGTCCCGTCGCTGTTCTCGACCGGCATCGTGCGGTACGTTCGATTGCGTTCGACGAACTCTCGTCACCCGGACTCCGTGGCGCCCATCTGCAAGCGCCCGGCTCGTGTGGCCCAGTTCCGTCCAGGACGGACCAACCTCCCCGAGTCGGGGAAACCGTCCGGGAGGACCCAGTGGCAACCTGCCAAGACCTCGGCACACGAAACGACGATCGACCCTCCGGCTCCGGCGAGCGCCCTGGGCAACAGGTCGCCGCCGTGAACACCTACCTCGGGCCGCGGAACCTGTATGGGGATCCCGCCAGGTTGGCCGGCCTCGAGACCCTCTCAGGGCGCGAGCGGGAGGTGCTCCACCTGATCACGAACGCCTGGAGCAACCACGAGATCGCCGCTGAGCTGCACCTCGGCATCACCACCGTCAAGACCTACATCAGGTTGGCCTACCGCAAGATGGGGGTCGACTCGCGCTCGCAGGCAGTCCTGTGGGGCGTGCACCGCGGGCTACTTGACGGTGACGAGGTCGTCCGGCGCGACTGACCTGGGGTCGCACTCTCCTGCCTCCACGCGGAGCTCGGCGACAACCAGGTCGTCATCCCCAGGGGTGTTTGCGCCCGTGCGGGTCGCCTCGGCGGCGTCCCTGCCCTAGGGTCGGAGTGCTCGTTCGTCCCGGTCCCCGACGAATCGATCATTCGATCGTTTGGAGACGCCGGTTGACGTCGATGTCAACGCACGCAGACATGCCTCCCACCTACGGGTCGTGTCGCTGCGTTCTCGTGGCCTCCATCGCGCTTGCCACCCATACTCGAACCAAGGATGAGACTTCATGACTACCCACGATTCTGCCCATCACGACGCCCGCGCCACCGGCCGGCGGATCAGCACCGAGACCAAGGCCTCGACCAAGAGCACCGAGCTCTACGCCTACGTCGCCGCGGTCATCGCCGTCGTCATCACCGCGGTGGTCATCGGAGACAACGGCGACGCACCGGGCGGCGACTCGTTCGGTGGCTCCGAGGCGATGCGCTACATCACGTACCTGACCATCGGCTACATGATCGCGCGCGGACTGGCCAAGGCCGGCAGCCGCGACTTCTACGACGCCGAGGTCAGGGACCACGCGGCACGCTGACCCTTCGCGCTCGGTCACGACGAGCGACGGCCCCATCCAGGCATCGTCTGGGTGGGGCTGTTGCCTTCGGAGCAGCCGAGCCGGCGTGCGCCTCAGGCCAGGTCAGCGGGGCGCATCCTCGCCGGGCCGTGATCCCATCGGCGGCAGGTTCGCGCTGAGTGTCTGAACCAGTAGGCGCTCGCAGGACCACGGCGCCACCCTCGAGGCCACCGGCACCGGTCTCGCATCGCCGCGAGCGAGCACGGCGCTGTCCCTGATCCTTCTGCTGAGATCTGTCCTCCTACGACAGTCGTGCGCGAGCGTGCTCCAGGACCGTTGTGCTGCGCAGGTCACGGCTGACGACTTCTGCGGCGACGTCGGTGAGCTTTCGGCCATGGTCGCGCGCGTAGTGCCGGAGCAGGACGAAGGCGTCGCGGACGTTCACCTCGCCTGCGTTGGCGACGATGCCCTTGGCCTGCTCCAACACGACGCGGCTGTCCAAGGCGCGCTGGAGCTGGGTGTTGACGGTCTCGAGGTCGGCTGCGGACTTCTCGTTGATGATGGCCACGCTGGCCACGTGCACCAGCGCTTGAGCCAGCTCCAGGTCCTCGTCATCGAGGCGACCGACGCCGTCGCCGAAGAGGCCGAGCGCTCCACGGACGCGCGTCCGGATCCTCATCGGGTCCCGAGATGCCGGCCGCCCATCGTTCTGCCTCTGCCATGGAGTTGCCCGGCTCACCGTCCTCAACCAGGTGCGGACAGATCGAGAAGTCGACGAGGCCGAGCGCGCGGTCGTCACCGTTCGGCGGCCGCCACTGGATGAAGTCCTCCCCGACCTCGGGAGTCATCGCCATGCTCCCAGCGCTCAGGCCGACCCAGGTCGTCCTGGTGAGCGAGGGGAGCAGGTCAGCCAGTCCGGACTCCCGCATCCAGTGACACAGGTAGAGGACGTCGCCGCCCGCCGCCAGCAACACGTCTGTCTCCCTGACCAGGGGCACCCAGCTCGCTTGGTCGATGCTGGGCAGCGCGGTCAGCTCCAGCACACCGACGGACTGCCAGCCCAGGTCGACCATGGGGTTGTCGGCGTTGCCGCTGATGAACTGCCAGGTTCGGACGCCGGGGCCGA
It encodes the following:
- a CDS encoding MFS transporter; this translates as MSTSPSAPARSGSAPTPSAGPHRSAGPAQARLPFVVYVLGAGTFLMGTTEFIVAGLLPELAADFGTTEARAGLAITTFAVGMILGAPVLPMLTLRLSRRVLLTSALAVYAAAHVVSAATESFGLLLASRFVAAVATGTFWAVAAVVAARIAGPGRASTALGIVLGGGMLSTVVGVPLGAVAGQAIGWRGPFWALAALAVLAAVVVARQVPADPTGADARPRPSVRAEVASLRSARLWLVLLTCAAINAGVMSVYSFVSPLLGGRAGLGVSLVPLALVLFGLGTFVGNLAGGRLGESRPFAVLATAAGVTLVTVALLTVATSTVPAVLLFGLLGLVGLSANPVLVALAVRFGGDGATLPSAMATSMFNAGTAVGTAVTGALLTTSLGDASPALVGVVAAALVLVPVILLGRHGRLARGGAHRRSPAPSASL
- a CDS encoding aminotransferase-like domain-containing protein, with the translated sequence MVQRWRCATNTTGRITRLLAGWESGSGPLAQRLAAAVTDLVDQGDLRDGDTMPSERSLGAALMISRGTVTEAYNLLRDAQVVESRVGSGTFVTSVGGRGGGGPRGDARLTSFGSHPVPRRHDLSSGAPGGLDLVVEHSDRVLRQARLADLVADDGYEPAGLLELREALAGYYADLGVATSAEEVLVTSGSQQGLAMVAAALVRPGDVVLVEDPSYRGALDAFRAQGARLVPVPVDHSGPDLEVLERLVRQLKPRLFYSLPIAHNPTGSVITPARAAGLTQILSGSRTILLEDGSPADLMLDADRPPTPVGHGLPPEQWVALGSVSKLFWGGLRIGWIRARSSFLDPLVRAKAVADLGSSPLTQLVAASCLSVVDEARAARRRQLETGYAAAAAILNADAPEWSFTRPGGGSGLWVRVPGLDASAFGQHARRHGILVSPGPVFSAVEGCREYLRIPFWREPDALGDGLTDLIALWRDHQRAPTLGTTAGPRHPSP
- a CDS encoding Tm-1-like ATP-binding domain-containing protein, with the translated sequence MAVLVVGTLDTKGAEVAFVRDRLQRDGSDVLVMDVGVLGGSEVEPDLDASTVAAAAGHQLADLRSAGDRGAALRAMAQGAAALTTGLVGRGEVEGVLGLGGSGGSSVVAEVARVLPVGMPKLLVSTMASGDVSAYVGETDLTLMHSVVDLAGLNVISREILRNAAVATGAMARAYAAARSEPADAVDRPLVAATMFGVTTPAVETAKVELEASGYDVIVFHATGSGGRAMESLVRSGYFAGVLDLTTTEIADEVVGGVLSAGPGRLTAAAELGLPQVVSLGAVDMVNFGPRASVPDQFDERTLLVHNDTVTLMRTTADEARSIGRTIGERLARSTGPTVVFVPVGGTSAIDAVDGPFWDQEADQAAVTALREALAGTGIEVVVREENINDPQFAVAMAQRLHTLVEGENA
- a CDS encoding zinc-dependent alcohol dehydrogenase family protein; translated protein: MRATLMYAAGDVRVETVPDSIIEQPTDVLVRVTASCICGSDLHPYHSLPAKAGPARMGHEFIGVVEEVGADVTTLTKGDLVVAPFAYSDGTCQFCRAGLHTSCEKGGFWDTLPQEGGQAELVRVPLADGTLVKLPVAPDSELVPSLLTLSDVYGTGYHAAVRGGVSAGKSVTVIGDGAVGLLAVLSAQQLGAEQIILMGRHQSRTDLGREFGATDVVAERGEEGVAKVRDLTGGHGTHVVLEAVGHMPAYEQACGVVRPGGTISRVGVPQYEEAPVGFTSLFGGNITLTGGPAPTRAYIEQLLPAVLDGTVQPGRVFDRTINLDDVPDGYRAMDDREALKILVKP
- a CDS encoding phosphoenolpyruvate hydrolase family protein, producing the protein MNRTEALQALRSQVAQDLPVVGAGAGTGLSAKSAEMGGADLIIIYNSGRFRMAGRGSLAGMMPYGDANKIVMEMAAEVLPVIERTPVLAGVCGTDPFRLMPQFLDEIARTGFTGVQNFPTVGLIDGVFRANLEETGMGFDLEVEMIRLAAERDLLTAPYVFDVEQARAMTEAGADVLVPHMGLTTKGSIGAATAISLDEAIDRVQAMSDAAHAVDPEVIVLCHGGPIAEPDDVRTVLERTSGVVGFFGASSMERLPNERAIADQLRLFKSLPV
- a CDS encoding cyclophilin-like fold protein, which encodes MSKGVRSVVLTCLASLALTALAACGGTSTPETPGAPSGSTPTSGRGAGEATATPRSSPATPPPPGADADSSQRPETGNRRLRLVVSGQQVEVELDDSAAARDLLAQLPLTVNMTDHGGVEKTGPLPTPLSLEGQPDGADPEIGDLGYYAPGNDLVLYHGDQSYFPGIVVLGRMTGDAADRLATIAGPVTVAVSVVG